TAAGGGAGACCATCGAGAACTTGCGGGCCCACTTCTTTTGCGTTGATTACGCTCCCAACAGGGAGGAAGCAAAGGATCTGGTTTTGGGCCTCATACCCCTTTCTCAACATCCATCTTGAATTATATAAAGGAGGTCATCTATGGGGAAGATAAGTCGTGCCTTGGTGAGTGTCTCGGACAAAAGGGGGGTGGTGGAGTTTGCTCAAGGGCTGGTTGATCTAGGGGTGGAGATCCTCTCCACTGGCGGCACAGCCAAAAGCCTCAGGGAAAAGGGGATCCCGGTGATAGAGGTATCTGATTATACAGGTTTCCCTGAAATGTTGGAGGGGAGGGTAAAAAGCCTTCACCCCAAGATCCATGGGGGGATCTTGGGGAATCGGAGCAAGGAGGAGCACCTCTCCCAGATGATGGCACAGGGGATCAAGCCTATAGATATGGTGGTGGTAAACCTTTATCCCTTTGAGTCCACTGTGGCCAAGGAGGGCTGTACCCTTGAAGAGGCCATTGAGAACATCGACATCGGCGGCCCCACCCTGATCAGGGCGGCAGCCAAGAACTCCCGAGATGTAACAGTGGTGGTCGATCCCGATGACTACCCCAAGTTGGCCCAAGAGCTGAAGGAGCATGGAGGGTCCATCTCCTTAAAGACCAACTTCGCGCTGGCGAAAAAGGCCTTCCGGCACACCCACCACTATGACGGGGTCATCGCCAGGTATCTGGACACGGTGAAGGTGGAAGGATGAAGGTCTTGGTGATTGGAGGTGGAGGACGGGAACACGCCTTGGTCTGGAAGATCTCTCAAAGCCCCCAGGTGACGGAGGTCTATTGCGCTCCGGGCAATGGGGGGATCTCCCAAATAGCCCACTGCCTCGACATAGAGGCCACCGACCTAGAGGGGTTGGCCCGCTTCTGCAAGGACCATAAGATAGAGCTAACAGTGGTGGGGCCAGAACTCCCCTTGACCATGGGGATTGTGGACCTCTTCCAAAGGGAGGGGCTCAAGATCTTCGGGGCAAACAAGGCTGCTGCTCAGATCGAGGGGAGCAAGGCCTTCGCCAAGGACTTGATGAAGCAATACGGTATCCCCACTGCTGAATACCGGGTCTTCAAGGACAGGGATGAGGCGGCGGCCTATATCAGAAAAAAGGGGCCGCCCATTGTTGTAAAGGCCGATGGCCTGGCCGCTGGGAAAGGAGTTATGGTTGCAGAGACGGTCCAAGAGGCCTTGGAGGCCTTGGATCGCACTATGGTTAAGAAGGTATTCGGCGAGGCAGGCAAGAGGGTGTTGATAGAGGAGAGATTAGTGGGGGAGGAGGCCTCTTTTATCGCCTTCAGCGATGGTGAAAGGGTTCTGCCCATGGCCTCCTCCCAAGATCACAAGCCCATCTATAACAATGATAGAGGACCCAATACAGGGGGGATGGGGGCCTATTCACCTGCCCCTATGGTTACCCCGGAGGTCCACCAACGGATCATGCAGGAGATCATGATCCCGACCATCAAGGCCTTGGCTGCAGAAGGTTACCCCTATCAGGGGGTCCTCTATGCCGGCCTGATGATACAAGATGGGGCACCCAAGGTCTTGGAGTTCAACTGTCGCTTTGGGGACCCTGAGACCCAGCCCATCCTTATGAGGATGAAGGGAGATCTGATCCCTATCTTGGAGGCCTGTATCGGGGGAGACCTCGCCGGCCTGGAGATCTTATGGGATTCACAGGCCGCCATCTGTGTGGTGATGGCCTCCCAAGGTTATCCCGGCGCCTATGAAAAAGGAAACATAATCCAAGGACTGGAGGAGGCCGAGAGGATCAAGGGAGTGTGCATCTTTCACGCTGGCACCACCTTTGAGGACGGGAAATATCTGACCGCCGGAGGAAGGGTGCTGGGGGTGACGGGCCTGGGGAAGGGGATAAAAGAGGCCATAGAGATCACCTATGGGGCCGTCTCCAAGATACGTTGGGAAGGGGTCCATTACCGGAGGGATATAGGGAGAAAGGCCCTCTCCTGGCTGGAGGAATAGAGGCATGAAAAATCCATTGGTAGGCATCGTTATGGGGAGTTCCTCTGATCTCTCCATAATGGAGGAGGCCGCAGGGATCTTAAGGCGTTTCGAGGTCCCCTATGAGATGACCGTAGCCTCAGCCCACCGCTCACCTGAAAGGACGAGGGAGTACGCCCTATCTGCCCAACGGCGTGGCCTACAGATCATCATCGCCGGCGCAGGTGGGGCCGCCCATCTGGCCGGGTTTATCGCTGCCGAGACCGTGATACCGGTCATCGGCGTTCCTATCGACTCTACACCTCTGAAAGGGGTGGATGCCCTCCTGGCCACTGTCCAGATGCCTGCCGGTGTACCAGTGGCCACCATGGCCGTGGGAAGCTCTGGGGCCAGAAACGCAGGGATCTTGGCGGTGCAGATCTTATCCCTCCACCGGCCGGAGCTGAGAGAGAAGCTCCTGGAATACAAGGAGGAGATGGCCCTCCAGGTGCAGGAGATGGAGAGAGAACTGAATACGGAATGACCTTTTTAGAAACTTGGGGATCAGAGTTCCCCAGAGAGATGTAGAAAGATGGCCAAGGTCCTGATGATAGATCATCTAAGACCGTCTTCCAAACTCATTGAAGAGGTAGCGGAGGTAATAAAGAAGGGAGGGGTGGTGACCTATCCCACCGAGACCCTCTACGGTCTTGGGGCCAACCCATTTTACCCCGAGGCAATAAAGAGGTTATATGAAATAAAGGGAAGGGATGAGGCCAAACCCGTTCCCTTCTTGATCAAGGATCTGCAGATGCTAGCGGCCCTGGTCGAAGAAGTCCCACCCCTGGGAAAAACCTTGATAAAGAAATATTGGCCTGGTCCCCTAACCCTCATCTTCCGGGTCAAAGAGGGGCTTCCCTTCCCTGTCCAGTGGGAGGAAGGGAAGATAGGTCTGAGGATCTCCTCCCACCCTATCGCCAGGATGATCTTGGAGACCTTGGAAACCCCTCTCACCTCCACCAGTGCCAACCTTGCAGGGACTGAAGATCTCACCGATATCCAAACGCTCTATCAATTCTTCGGAGATAAAGTAGACCTGATAATCGATGGGGGGAAAGTACCGGGGATAGGTTCAACAGTAGTCGATCTGACACTGACTCCCCCGAAGATAGTCCGGGAGGGCATGCTCAAAGGACCCTTGTTAGAGGAGGAATAGATGGAGAGATCATATAAGATCGCCGTGATCCCAGGTGATGGAACGGGACCAGAGGTAGTGGGGGAGGGGGTAAAGGTCCTCAAGGCTGTCTCTGGGGTGGAAGGGTTCAAGGTGGAACTCATCTATTACGATTTCGGGGCAGAGCGCTACCTCAAAACAGGGGAGATGCTGCCGGATTCTGCCCTGGAGGAACTGTGTCAAATGGACGCCATCTACCTCGGTGCCATTGGCTACCCCGCGGTCAAGCCGGGTATCCTGGAAAAGGGGATCCTTTTGCGGATTAGGTTTGAGCTCGATCTATATATAAATCTGAGGCCGGTCAAGCTCTACCCTGGGGTTCAGACCCCTGTTAGGGACAAGGGACCGGAGGATATAGACTTTGTGATCATTAGGGAGAACACCGAGGGGCTTTACGCCGGTGCAGGGGGATTTTTGAAGAGAGGGACCCCTGACGAGGTGGCCATTCAGGAATCCATCAACACCCGCAAAGGGGTGGAACGCTGCCTCAGATACGCCTTTGAGTTTTGCCGCCAGCGCGCAAAGGGCAAAAGGCTCACCCTCTGCGGCAAGACAAACGTCCTTACCTATGCCTTCGACCTGTGGGAGAGGGTCTTTCAAGGGTTGTCCCGAGAATATCCTGATGTAAAGACCGACTATGCCCATGTAGACGCCATCTGTATGTGGATGGTAAAAAACCCCGATTGGTTCGACGTCATCGTCACCGACAATATGTTCGGAGACATCATCACCGACCTGGGGGCCATGATCCAGGGGGGAATGGGCATCGCGGCAGGAGCAAACATCAACCCTCAGGGAGTCTCCATGTTCGAACCCATCGGGGGATCCGCCCCTAAGTATGCGGGGAAAAACATCATCAATCCCCTTGCAGCTATATGCGCCTGCCAGATGATGGTTGATCACTTGGGCGAGGCAGGGGCTGCCAGACGGATAGAGGAGGCGGTAATCCAGGTATTAAAGGGACACCTAAAAGGCCTCTCGGCCGGTGAAATGGGATATAGTACCGCCGAGGTGGGGGACCTGGTAGCTGAGTATGCCGCGAAGATTTAAGGTAGAGAAATACCCAATTCTTTGATCTTTTTGCGCAGGGTGTTTCGGTTTATGCCCAAAAAGCGGGCAGCGGTTACCTGAATATAGTCCGCCTTCTTCAGGGCGGTAATAATAAGAGTTCGCTCTACCAGGGAGATGATATCTTCCATAAGGCTCCCCTGGCTCTCGGTTTGCAAGTCCATGCGTTCGACTGCCACCCCCAATTTGCGCCTCAGGATCTCATCCAGAGATGTCTCCTCACCCCAGCGCATCCTCACCAAGGCAGGGGAGATAAAGGAGGCGACGGTGCTCAATAATTTTAACCCCTCCTCCCCTTCTGAACGGTGGGGGTGATCTATCCCCAAGATACCCAGAGAGATATCCCCCCACCCCAGGGGTGCGCACATAAAAATGAGCTCAGAACGCTGAATATCCTCATTCACCCCCTGCAAGAGGGGTTCTTTCAATACGTCCGAAATCACCATGGGGCAACCAAGACGGATGACCTCACCACTTTTTCCCTCATCCACCTTGCACCGGTTTCCCTTCAGCCCCTGTAGGCATGGCCCATAGACCTCTTCGACGATCACCTCCTCTTTTGTCCTATCAAAGAGACCAAGCAGCCCATTTTTGGTCTCTAGAATATCTTCCAAAAAGGCCATGGCGCTATGGAAGATGGAGTTTGCATCCTTAGCCGAGGTCAGGGCCTGGTTAAACTCATATAAAAGGGAGAGACGAAGCATAGAAAGATTTTCTCTCCGGTTTTGGGAGGATGGCATAACAAGTATCCTTTTTAAGGGAAACAAACGAGGACATCTTATCTCCCTCCTCCCCATTTTTCAAGGGGAAATTTAACAGGACTGTAATGCCTCAGTTATCAGGGGAGGAGGACCTTTCCTGCTCACCCTCGGTGGGTGCCCCACCGCTCCCAGCAACTTCGCTCGGGGACAAGAGGCCCTTTGAAACCCATCCCACCAAGACTGAGGTATTACACAGGACTTTCCTTATTGACCACCTTGAAGTAAGCAACCTCCATATGTTAGGGTTAATAAATAAGGACCTTCTCCAATTTAGGGGGTGGTGTTGAAAGGGCTCAAGGGGTCAAAATGAAGGGTTCTAGGATTCTAGGGCTTGCGGCGAGCTCAGCCGAGCCGAGCGGTTCTAGTGTATTTTACTCGACCACCGGACCCCTTGGCCGCTGGAATCCTATGAGATGAATCCTTGGGCTTTTTTGGCAACTTTTTTTTGAGAAGAATAATCAATAGAGGGTAATAGAGGGTGACCATAGATGGAATTAATTATCCTGGGCTCAGGAACAGGGGTGCCCTCCCTTAAAAGGGGCTCGCCAGCCGCCCTGATAAAGGCGGGCGGTAAATCCTTACTTCTGGACAGTGGTTCAGGGGCCATGAACAAGATGTTAAAGGCAGGGGTGACCTATAAGGATTTGGATATCATCCTCTACAGCCACATCCATCCAGATCATGTAGCTGATTTGGTTCCCTTGATCTTCGCCTGCAAGTACAAGGAGGACCCCAGAGAGAAAGACCTCTTCATTATCGGTGGTAGAGGATTCCAGGACTACTTCGAGGGATTGAGATGGGTCTATGGAGGCTGGGTAGAACCCGAGACCTTCCGCATCCATATTAAAGAGGTCCTCGCCGATGATATGGACCTTGGGGACATTCGGATCACCACACTTCCCTTGGAGCATACGCCTGAAAGTGTTGGGTATCGGATAGAATCTCCCCAGGGGATGACCTTGACCTATTCAGGTGACACCGATTACTGTCGCAACATCGTGGAGCTGGCCAGGGGGGCGGATCTCCTCCTTTTAGAGGCCTCCTTCCCGGAGGGGATGAAGGTAAAAGGACATCTCACCCCTTCGCTGGCGGGCCGCATTGCCCATGAGGCAGGTTGTAAGAGGCTGATCCTCACCCACTTTTATCCTCTCTGTGACCAGTCCGATATAAAAGGGGACTGTCAGAGGATATATCAAGGGGAGGTTATCCTGGCCTATGATATGATGAGGATAGAGGTCTAAGCTATCGCTGGGGGAGCCTTCTCAGGATCAGGAGGCCCAAGCCAAAAAAGAGGGTCAAGGAGAGGATGGCGATACGGTACTTCCAACTACCTAGGGGCTCACAAAGTTTCACTAATACCCCCCATTGGATGGGGCCGATGATGGCGGCGAGCTTCCCGGAGAGGGAGTATAGGCCGAAGAATTCACCATACATCCCGGGGGGAGAGAGGCTGATGAGGAGAGGGCGGTCGCACGTCCACACGCCGGCGAGGGCAAAACCTATTACGGGCCCGATGACCCAAAAGGTATACTTTGTCGCCGCCAAGGCACCCATAGTGGTGGTCAAGAGGAAGATCAAAAGGACCAGGGAAAGGGTCCTCTTATGGCCCCAGCGGTCTGTCACCATGCCCCAAGCAATGCCTCCCAAAATGGCGAAGACGGTGGAGACGATAAAGAAATCTTGCACCTCACCTTTCCCACTGAACCCCACTATTTTCACCAGGTATATGGACATAAAGATGACGACGGTGTTGATTCCATCCAGGTAAAAAAACCTGGCGAGGAGAAACCTGAGGATCTGGGGATGGTCCTTGACCTTGATCAATGCCTTCCAGATCCCTTTCTCCTTCCACAACCTTCTTCCCCCGTCCTCCTTTACCCAAAGGAAGATGGGGAGGGAAAAGAAGAAAAAGAGGAGGGCCGTGGGGAGAAAGGAAGCCACATTTCCACCCTCTGCGAGAAAGGGGACCTCCCAGCCCCAAAGTCTCCCGGAGACAAAGGGGGTGACCATGACCACCCCTAAGATGGCCCCCAGATAACCGAGTCCTACCCCCAGCCCCGATACTCTCCCCACTGTCCCCTCTCCGGTTACCGCAGGCAAAAGGGCGTTGTAAAAGACCAGCCCCCCTTGATATGCATAGTTTGCCAAGGCAAAGCAGACAAGGGCTAAGGGAAGGGTAGCCAAAGAACCCAGCCCCCCTGTGGCGGATGTACAGGCCAAGGTGAACAGAAACAGAAGGGGCTTCCTCTTGCCCCACTTGTCGGACATGATCCCCAAAAGGGGCATGGTCAAGGCCACCGTCAGCATGGAGGCGGAGATGGCCAGGCTGTAATGGATATCTTCGCCTCCCAACTCCTGGGTCACCCAGAGGGGGAAATAGATGGAGACAACATTGGCTGAAAAGATGGTGTTGGCAAAATCATAGAGGCCCCATGAGACGATCTCTATGCGTTTCACATCATTCCCCAAGTTTAACCTATAACAAAATCCCCGCTTCCCCTCAACGCCTTTTTTACAGCCGTTAACCTTGTGGAAAGAGAAATTATATGTTAATATCATTAAGCCTTTTCTCAAACCTGCTGCAAGGATTAAGGGATGTTTGGTATAGGTATGACAGAGCTATTGATCATCTTGGGCCTTGCCCTGATATTGATCGGCCCGAAAAAACTCCCCGACCTAGCCAGATCCTTGGGCAAGACCATGGGGGAACTCCGCAAGGCCACTGATGATTTAAAGGAGACCATCTCGGAGGAGATCGAACCGATCAAGAAAGAGATCCCAGATAAAGAAGAGTTGGAGGAGGCCCTTAAAGAAAGGTTCTTAGCCGAGGAGGAAGAAGATAAAGATGACGAAGCCAAGAAAGGTCCTCAGACTTAGGAACTGATGGAGGAGAAGAAACAGACCTTCATAGAACACCTGGAAGAGCTCCGCAAGAGATTGATCATCTCCTTGATCGCCGTGGGGATAGGCTTTGGCATCTGTTACATCTTTTCCAAAGAGATCTTCCAGCTATTGATGATCCCCCTCAAAAAGACCCTCCCTACCGGGGCCAGCATGATCTACACCAGCCTCCCCGAGGCCTTCTTCACCTATCTGAAGGTCTCACTCTTGGCAGGGATCTTCCTGGCCTCTCCACTAATCCTCTATCAGATCTGGATCTTTGTCGCGCCGGCCCTCTATAGCCATGAAAAGAGATACGTGATACCTTTTGTCACCCTCTCAACCTTTCTCTTCATCGGCGGGGCCGGCTTCGGCTATTTCGTCGTCTTTCCTATCGGTTTCAAATTCTTCCTCGGCTTTGCGACGGACCTCATAAAACCGGCGCCAAAGCTCAAGGAATACCTGTCCTTTTGTTCCATGCTCTTGTTCGCCTTCGGCCTGATCTTTGAGCTACCCCTCTTCATCCTCTTCCTCGCCAAGCTCGGTATAGTCGATGCCCGGATGCTGGCCCGCAACAGGAGATATGTAATTCT
Above is a genomic segment from Deltaproteobacteria bacterium containing:
- a CDS encoding IMP cyclohydrolase, whose amino-acid sequence is MGKISRALVSVSDKRGVVEFAQGLVDLGVEILSTGGTAKSLREKGIPVIEVSDYTGFPEMLEGRVKSLHPKIHGGILGNRSKEEHLSQMMAQGIKPIDMVVVNLYPFESTVAKEGCTLEEAIENIDIGGPTLIRAAAKNSRDVTVVVDPDDYPKLAQELKEHGGSISLKTNFALAKKAFRHTHHYDGVIARYLDTVKVEG
- the purD gene encoding phosphoribosylamine--glycine ligase yields the protein MKVLVIGGGGREHALVWKISQSPQVTEVYCAPGNGGISQIAHCLDIEATDLEGLARFCKDHKIELTVVGPELPLTMGIVDLFQREGLKIFGANKAAAQIEGSKAFAKDLMKQYGIPTAEYRVFKDRDEAAAYIRKKGPPIVVKADGLAAGKGVMVAETVQEALEALDRTMVKKVFGEAGKRVLIEERLVGEEASFIAFSDGERVLPMASSQDHKPIYNNDRGPNTGGMGAYSPAPMVTPEVHQRIMQEIMIPTIKALAAEGYPYQGVLYAGLMIQDGAPKVLEFNCRFGDPETQPILMRMKGDLIPILEACIGGDLAGLEILWDSQAAICVVMASQGYPGAYEKGNIIQGLEEAERIKGVCIFHAGTTFEDGKYLTAGGRVLGVTGLGKGIKEAIEITYGAVSKIRWEGVHYRRDIGRKALSWLEE
- the purE gene encoding 5-(carboxyamino)imidazole ribonucleotide mutase is translated as MKNPLVGIVMGSSSDLSIMEEAAGILRRFEVPYEMTVASAHRSPERTREYALSAQRRGLQIIIAGAGGAAHLAGFIAAETVIPVIGVPIDSTPLKGVDALLATVQMPAGVPVATMAVGSSGARNAGILAVQILSLHRPELREKLLEYKEEMALQVQEMERELNTE
- a CDS encoding threonylcarbamoyl-AMP synthase, with protein sequence MAKVLMIDHLRPSSKLIEEVAEVIKKGGVVTYPTETLYGLGANPFYPEAIKRLYEIKGRDEAKPVPFLIKDLQMLAALVEEVPPLGKTLIKKYWPGPLTLIFRVKEGLPFPVQWEEGKIGLRISSHPIARMILETLETPLTSTSANLAGTEDLTDIQTLYQFFGDKVDLIIDGGKVPGIGSTVVDLTLTPPKIVREGMLKGPLLEEE
- a CDS encoding 3-isopropylmalate dehydrogenase; protein product: MERSYKIAVIPGDGTGPEVVGEGVKVLKAVSGVEGFKVELIYYDFGAERYLKTGEMLPDSALEELCQMDAIYLGAIGYPAVKPGILEKGILLRIRFELDLYINLRPVKLYPGVQTPVRDKGPEDIDFVIIRENTEGLYAGAGGFLKRGTPDEVAIQESINTRKGVERCLRYAFEFCRQRAKGKRLTLCGKTNVLTYAFDLWERVFQGLSREYPDVKTDYAHVDAICMWMVKNPDWFDVIVTDNMFGDIITDLGAMIQGGMGIAAGANINPQGVSMFEPIGGSAPKYAGKNIINPLAAICACQMMVDHLGEAGAARRIEEAVIQVLKGHLKGLSAGEMGYSTAEVGDLVAEYAAKI
- a CDS encoding MBL fold metallo-hydrolase encodes the protein MELIILGSGTGVPSLKRGSPAALIKAGGKSLLLDSGSGAMNKMLKAGVTYKDLDIILYSHIHPDHVADLVPLIFACKYKEDPREKDLFIIGGRGFQDYFEGLRWVYGGWVEPETFRIHIKEVLADDMDLGDIRITTLPLEHTPESVGYRIESPQGMTLTYSGDTDYCRNIVELARGADLLLLEASFPEGMKVKGHLTPSLAGRIAHEAGCKRLILTHFYPLCDQSDIKGDCQRIYQGEVILAYDMMRIEV
- a CDS encoding MFS transporter gives rise to the protein MKRIEIVSWGLYDFANTIFSANVVSIYFPLWVTQELGGEDIHYSLAISASMLTVALTMPLLGIMSDKWGKRKPLLFLFTLACTSATGGLGSLATLPLALVCFALANYAYQGGLVFYNALLPAVTGEGTVGRVSGLGVGLGYLGAILGVVMVTPFVSGRLWGWEVPFLAEGGNVASFLPTALLFFFFSLPIFLWVKEDGGRRLWKEKGIWKALIKVKDHPQILRFLLARFFYLDGINTVVIFMSIYLVKIVGFSGKGEVQDFFIVSTVFAILGGIAWGMVTDRWGHKRTLSLVLLIFLLTTTMGALAATKYTFWVIGPVIGFALAGVWTCDRPLLISLSPPGMYGEFFGLYSLSGKLAAIIGPIQWGVLVKLCEPLGSWKYRIAILSLTLFFGLGLLILRRLPQR
- the tatB gene encoding twin-arginine translocase subunit TatB — translated: MFGIGMTELLIILGLALILIGPKKLPDLARSLGKTMGELRKATDDLKETISEEIEPIKKEIPDKEELEEALKERFLAEEEEDKDDEAKKGPQT
- the tatC gene encoding twin-arginine translocase subunit TatC, which gives rise to MEEKKQTFIEHLEELRKRLIISLIAVGIGFGICYIFSKEIFQLLMIPLKKTLPTGASMIYTSLPEAFFTYLKVSLLAGIFLASPLILYQIWIFVAPALYSHEKRYVIPFVTLSTFLFIGGAGFGYFVVFPIGFKFFLGFATDLIKPAPKLKEYLSFCSMLLFAFGLIFELPLFILFLAKLGIVDARMLARNRRYVILVIFAVAAILTPPDVVTQLMMAGPLLILYEVSIWVAKIFGKKKEVEEASD